The following proteins are co-located in the Desulfomonile tiedjei genome:
- a CDS encoding nitroreductase family protein codes for MEFDAVVLGRRSIRAFLPDPVPRDKITKIVKLAQWAPSWGNTQPWEIVVADGEKAKRLAQAFSEEVMKGGAARSDIPMPVEFPEVNKKRYSGLGRDLLGFLGIARDDSAGRAQHYLNMFKLFGAPAVIYLVVDARLSVPYACLDLGSIGTTICYAAVQEGLGTIYLAAAMQFPDIVKSVLEIPEDKKVVIGIAIGFPDPDAPAALFRSSRAPLEEILRFA; via the coding sequence ATGGAATTCGATGCCGTTGTCCTGGGTAGGAGAAGCATTCGCGCTTTCCTGCCGGACCCGGTTCCACGAGACAAGATCACAAAGATCGTTAAGCTGGCGCAATGGGCGCCATCGTGGGGAAACACTCAACCGTGGGAAATCGTTGTGGCGGATGGCGAAAAGGCAAAGCGTCTGGCCCAGGCGTTTTCGGAAGAGGTGATGAAGGGCGGCGCAGCTCGTTCGGACATCCCCATGCCGGTGGAATTTCCTGAAGTGAACAAGAAACGCTACTCAGGGCTGGGCAGAGATCTGCTGGGCTTCCTCGGAATTGCCAGAGACGACTCGGCAGGCCGCGCGCAACACTATCTCAATATGTTTAAGCTCTTCGGCGCTCCGGCCGTCATCTACCTAGTTGTCGATGCTCGTCTGAGCGTTCCGTATGCCTGTCTCGATTTAGGTTCGATCGGCACAACGATATGTTACGCAGCGGTGCAGGAAGGTCTGGGAACAATATATCTGGCGGCTGCAATGCAGTTCCCCGATATAGTCAAAAGTGTGCTCGAAATCCCCGAAGACAAGAAGGTCGTCATAGGCATTGCAATAGGCTTTCCCGATCCTGATGCCCCTGCGGCCTTGTTCAGGAGCAGCCGGGCGCCGCTGGAAGAAATCCTGAGATTTGCGTGA
- a CDS encoding radical SAM protein, which produces MKLFNTAAGILGARFFGRPFYVRLHVTYRCNYDCRMCGIHRRGGDSTELDLQSITEVGRRLAKLGARHVVITGGEPFLRKDLPDVVAVFANQGFSVRVQTNGGPQVTPELMAACSRAGLRDLSVSIDTLDEAVQDSISGTRNAVANSLRTLKLARKLLSRGLTQANVVASRYNFEELPELVGFFRKMGVYTYVTPVMIARNPGERSNDYQFRGEDRSFTLQGLDESVRDRVVMQLMAMRRAGMGLTNSTRFLQDWLHNLANEDSAWRCQAGRLSLDVRPDGGVCFCKEKEPIANILDHDFLSFYRSREFGRRAEETANACEGCFYGEYREPYYAVRELSAFGEWLRNWCLTFRHGMRFSRPS; this is translated from the coding sequence ATGAAACTGTTTAACACTGCGGCAGGGATTCTGGGTGCCAGGTTTTTTGGACGCCCTTTTTATGTACGATTGCACGTTACGTACAGATGCAATTACGACTGCCGAATGTGCGGAATCCACAGGCGTGGAGGAGATTCTACAGAACTTGACCTACAGTCCATCACTGAAGTTGGTCGGCGGCTGGCGAAACTTGGTGCTCGCCACGTGGTGATCACTGGCGGGGAACCTTTCCTCCGAAAGGATCTTCCCGATGTCGTCGCCGTGTTTGCAAATCAGGGCTTTTCAGTTCGAGTTCAGACGAACGGAGGGCCTCAAGTGACCCCCGAACTCATGGCCGCATGCTCACGTGCCGGGCTCAGGGACTTGAGTGTATCGATTGACACGCTGGATGAGGCGGTCCAGGACTCCATCTCCGGGACGCGGAATGCCGTAGCTAATTCATTGCGTACCCTTAAGTTGGCCAGAAAACTATTGTCAAGGGGTTTGACGCAAGCCAATGTGGTGGCATCGCGCTACAACTTTGAAGAGCTGCCGGAGCTTGTAGGCTTTTTCCGGAAGATGGGCGTATATACCTACGTAACTCCTGTAATGATAGCCCGGAACCCGGGCGAGAGAAGCAATGATTACCAATTCCGGGGGGAAGACAGGAGCTTCACTCTTCAGGGACTCGACGAAAGTGTCCGGGACCGTGTAGTCATGCAGCTCATGGCAATGCGCCGAGCCGGAATGGGCCTGACGAATTCGACCCGTTTTCTTCAGGATTGGCTTCACAACTTGGCCAACGAAGATAGTGCGTGGCGGTGCCAGGCAGGGCGATTAAGCTTGGATGTTCGCCCCGACGGAGGGGTGTGTTTTTGCAAAGAAAAGGAACCCATAGCCAACATCCTCGACCATGACTTTCTGTCTTTCTATCGGAGCCGGGAATTTGGCCGTCGAGCCGAAGAGACGGCAAATGCTTGCGAAGGCTGCTTTTACGGAGAGTACAGAGAGCCGTATTATGCCGTTCGAGAGCTATCGGCTTTCGGCGAGTGGCTTCGAAATTGGTGCCTCACCTTCCGACACGGTATGCGCTTTTCGCGCCCTTCCTGA
- a CDS encoding tetratricopeptide repeat protein produces MGLNWRLWFVALLLFIIAALALHYSSFSAPMYYDSLIQLQTKEHIYASGDLLKVIQIFPQRPAAMISFYVNYLIWGMNPYYFRVVNAVLLALTAFMAALTIMLIFVASGSANAVDSREKQAVALVLGFVFLVHPVQTYFVAYIWQRMGLLACLFFFSAFTAYLGARTGLIKRAVWGYAACAMLFILALSSKENAATLPVVLILAETAFFREGRKSLLKRSGVIAAIAIVVVAALSLLERPHGLGESSGILTTVAKYYGEAGLAVSQVVISQCRVLFSYLFMLLIPAASNVPLTAAQVIYDSPFESPVIAAAVVGTLAILSIGIYLLRKRPLTGFGLLFFLLNLMPEAFLVPQYLFFAYRATLPMFGLLLVLADGLLFVLAKTGSVSSRKWHLGPLAAGLAAAIVIMSALTVSKAQLWRDPVAFWTDIVEALPPYKDKVEKKITLHALISLSAALHAENRSSEAIAIIQRTLEVDPNNSMAYGQLGEAYRTLGDLKKGESYLKKAVELDPDAVAFRTVLAEFYLAQDNLPEAWLHMQRAAALAPSDPRCLTGLGRILVRQGKDTEAISYFRQAIKVAPGSGEARYHLGETYVNMGMDRDAEHQFRQALQLKRQYWQAHNSLGLLLAKSGNVTSATAHFREALALNPGNWRVHNNLGALLAKSGNFQQAAVHFQEAVRINPDDMSARKNLERIRRMTGTSR; encoded by the coding sequence ATGGGGCTTAATTGGCGCTTATGGTTTGTTGCGCTTCTGCTGTTTATTATCGCGGCTCTGGCGCTTCACTACAGTTCCTTCAGCGCGCCCATGTACTACGACAGTCTCATCCAGTTGCAGACCAAGGAGCACATTTACGCTTCGGGGGATTTGTTAAAGGTCATCCAGATTTTTCCTCAACGCCCCGCGGCCATGATCAGCTTCTATGTTAACTACCTGATATGGGGCATGAATCCATATTATTTTCGGGTGGTCAACGCTGTGCTCCTCGCCCTCACCGCGTTCATGGCCGCTCTGACAATCATGCTCATCTTTGTGGCTTCAGGGTCTGCGAACGCAGTTGATTCACGCGAGAAGCAAGCTGTGGCCCTGGTCCTCGGGTTCGTCTTTCTGGTGCACCCTGTGCAAACGTATTTCGTTGCGTACATCTGGCAGAGGATGGGGCTTCTGGCATGCCTCTTCTTTTTTTCAGCTTTCACCGCTTATTTGGGCGCTCGGACAGGCTTAATTAAGCGCGCCGTGTGGGGTTACGCCGCGTGTGCGATGCTGTTCATTCTGGCCCTCTCAAGCAAAGAGAACGCTGCCACGCTCCCTGTTGTGCTGATACTCGCTGAAACTGCGTTCTTCCGGGAGGGTCGGAAAAGCCTGCTTAAACGCTCGGGTGTAATTGCAGCGATCGCTATCGTTGTGGTGGCGGCCCTGTCGCTTCTGGAGCGTCCGCATGGGTTGGGAGAATCCTCCGGGATTCTGACCACAGTTGCAAAGTATTACGGGGAGGCCGGTCTGGCGGTCTCTCAGGTCGTTATTTCCCAGTGCCGGGTCCTGTTCTCCTATCTGTTCATGCTCCTGATTCCTGCCGCCTCCAACGTGCCGTTAACCGCTGCTCAAGTCATTTATGACTCGCCGTTTGAATCTCCCGTAATAGCGGCAGCGGTGGTCGGGACTCTGGCCATCCTTTCAATAGGGATATACCTTCTCCGGAAGCGTCCGTTAACAGGATTCGGATTGCTCTTTTTTCTGCTGAACCTAATGCCGGAAGCCTTTCTGGTCCCCCAATACCTGTTTTTCGCTTACCGGGCGACATTGCCGATGTTCGGGCTCCTGCTGGTTTTGGCCGATGGACTTCTCTTCGTTTTGGCGAAGACCGGCTCTGTTTCTTCGAGGAAATGGCATCTGGGACCGCTTGCCGCAGGCCTTGCGGCCGCGATAGTTATAATGAGCGCGCTTACAGTATCAAAGGCGCAATTGTGGAGAGATCCCGTCGCCTTTTGGACGGACATCGTGGAAGCCTTGCCGCCCTATAAAGACAAGGTGGAGAAAAAAATCACGCTTCATGCTTTGATTAGCCTGAGCGCCGCGCTTCACGCGGAAAACAGAAGCAGCGAAGCGATTGCCATAATCCAGAGAACCTTGGAAGTTGATCCGAACAACTCCATGGCTTACGGGCAACTTGGCGAAGCGTATAGGACTCTGGGGGACCTGAAAAAGGGTGAATCTTACTTGAAGAAAGCTGTTGAGCTTGATCCCGATGCGGTGGCCTTCCGGACCGTACTGGCAGAATTCTATTTGGCGCAGGACAACCTGCCGGAGGCTTGGTTACATATGCAGCGGGCCGCGGCACTTGCGCCATCTGATCCGCGGTGCTTGACAGGGCTCGGTAGGATTCTGGTTCGGCAGGGCAAAGATACCGAGGCGATATCATACTTCCGCCAGGCCATTAAGGTCGCGCCAGGCTCCGGGGAGGCCCGGTACCACCTCGGCGAGACTTACGTAAATATGGGGATGGACCGAGATGCGGAACACCAGTTCAGGCAGGCCCTGCAACTGAAACGGCAATACTGGCAGGCACATAACAGCCTGGGTTTGCTGCTGGCAAAATCCGGCAACGTCACTTCCGCGACGGCCCACTTCCGCGAAGCTCTGGCCCTGAATCCGGGAAACTGGAGAGTCCACAACAACCTGGGGGCCCTCCTTGCCAAATCCGGAAACTTCCAACAGGCGGCCGTTCACTTCCAAGAAGCTGTAAGAATTAACCCCGATGACATGTCGGCCAGGAAGAATCTTGAAAGAATTCGGCGCATGACAGGGACGTCCCGGTAA
- a CDS encoding tetratricopeptide repeat protein: MTRNNWSLLLVVLPMFILVALALHWNSFTAPMYYDSVGELESKEHIYASGLLKVIQLYPQRPVPFLSFYLNYMIWGMNPFYFRIINAVILALTALVAAGVFILMIDIAVPANSASWRQRQAVGIFLGLVFLAHPIQTYFVAYIWQRVGLLCCFFYISSLGMYLATRTGRFPHTVAGYIFCLVLFCLALMSKEKAATLPVVLTLAEIAFFRNGWKNLLRRIGVFIVLLIPLLVILSFLVRPHGEIAGSPGILATIGKHYAYSNLSLSQVVLSQCRVLFSYLEMIIAPVSSNVRFTTAHVIFSSPLESLEIAVSVLGVCAIFAASILLIKKRPLSGFGLLFFLVNLIPEAISVPQYLFFAHRANLPMFGLLLVLGDVVLVILARARSLASRKWYLSAPVAASLAALVILAISAVTISKARLWQDPVAFWTEIVDGLPLNHEKLEKRVIVDALGNLGTSLQRQAKVSEAISILRRAAGIDPLYARTHLALGVAHSQLGEMSEAESALKRAVETDPSSAAARFGLAELYLTQDKVSEAWPHMQKVADLAPYDPKGFNGMGTVLLRQGNASEAVAFFRKAIEIAPGFHEAQYNLGEALANLGRDGEAVKHLRRSVDLKPSNWRAHNSLGLVLTKTGNTREATTHFREALALKPDDWGVHNNLGALLAKSGNLEQAAVHFQEAVRINPDDISARKNLERVRRLIGTLR; this comes from the coding sequence ATGACCAGGAACAATTGGAGCTTACTGCTTGTTGTCCTGCCCATGTTTATTCTTGTGGCATTGGCCCTGCATTGGAACTCCTTTACCGCGCCCATGTACTACGACAGTGTTGGAGAGCTGGAATCGAAGGAGCATATCTATGCTTCGGGCCTGCTCAAGGTTATCCAACTTTACCCTCAGCGGCCTGTCCCGTTTCTGAGTTTCTATCTCAACTACATGATATGGGGGATGAATCCGTTCTATTTTAGGATCATCAATGCGGTGATTCTGGCGCTTACCGCTCTGGTTGCGGCCGGAGTCTTCATTCTCATGATTGATATTGCCGTGCCCGCGAACTCAGCGAGTTGGAGACAAAGGCAGGCTGTCGGTATTTTTCTCGGGCTTGTGTTTCTAGCGCATCCTATTCAGACCTATTTTGTTGCGTACATCTGGCAAAGAGTCGGGCTTCTATGTTGTTTTTTCTACATCTCCTCATTGGGGATGTACTTGGCCACCCGTACGGGTCGATTTCCGCACACCGTTGCGGGTTACATCTTCTGTTTGGTCCTCTTTTGCCTGGCGCTGATGAGCAAGGAGAAGGCGGCCACGCTCCCCGTGGTCTTGACACTCGCGGAAATCGCGTTTTTCCGGAATGGGTGGAAGAATCTGCTCAGGCGCATCGGAGTATTCATCGTACTGCTGATTCCGCTGCTCGTTATACTATCATTTCTTGTGCGTCCGCACGGTGAGATAGCGGGATCACCAGGGATCCTGGCCACTATTGGCAAACATTATGCCTATAGCAATTTAAGCCTCTCTCAGGTTGTACTCTCGCAGTGCAGGGTCTTATTCTCTTACCTGGAGATGATTATAGCCCCCGTGTCCTCTAATGTGAGGTTTACCACTGCCCACGTCATATTCTCCTCGCCCTTGGAATCGCTGGAGATTGCGGTTTCGGTTCTCGGGGTATGCGCGATTTTCGCCGCGAGCATTCTCTTGATCAAGAAAAGGCCGCTTAGTGGATTTGGTTTGCTTTTCTTTCTCGTGAACCTGATCCCGGAAGCGATTTCTGTCCCGCAGTACCTTTTCTTTGCCCATCGAGCGAATCTGCCTATGTTCGGCCTGTTGTTGGTTTTGGGAGACGTTGTTCTTGTAATCCTGGCACGCGCCAGATCTCTTGCCTCGCGGAAATGGTATTTGAGCGCACCCGTCGCGGCTTCCTTGGCCGCGCTGGTGATCCTGGCGATCAGCGCTGTGACCATCTCAAAGGCAAGACTGTGGCAGGACCCGGTGGCCTTCTGGACGGAGATAGTGGACGGGCTCCCCCTTAATCACGAGAAGCTTGAAAAACGGGTCATTGTTGATGCACTGGGCAATCTGGGCACTTCCCTGCAACGCCAGGCAAAGGTCTCTGAAGCTATCTCGATCCTTCGGAGGGCAGCGGGAATCGATCCCCTCTATGCGCGGACGCATCTCGCCCTCGGGGTTGCTCACAGTCAGTTGGGCGAAATGTCCGAAGCGGAGTCAGCACTAAAAAGGGCCGTAGAGACAGATCCGAGTTCGGCGGCTGCCCGATTTGGTTTAGCCGAACTTTATTTGACTCAGGACAAGGTTTCGGAAGCATGGCCTCATATGCAGAAAGTGGCAGATCTCGCACCGTACGATCCGAAAGGCTTTAATGGTATGGGCACGGTCTTGCTTCGCCAGGGGAATGCATCCGAGGCTGTTGCGTTTTTTCGAAAGGCGATTGAGATCGCGCCCGGGTTTCACGAGGCGCAGTACAACCTTGGGGAAGCGCTCGCAAACTTGGGACGGGACGGAGAGGCAGTCAAGCACCTCAGGAGGTCCGTGGACTTGAAGCCCAGCAACTGGAGAGCCCACAACAGTCTGGGACTCGTCCTAACAAAAACCGGGAACACGAGGGAAGCCACGACGCACTTTCGTGAGGCTCTGGCCCTGAAACCTGACGATTGGGGCGTCCACAACAATCTCGGAGCCCTCCTGGCCAAATCAGGAAACCTTGAACAAGCCGCTGTCCACTTTCAAGAGGCTGTAAGAATAAATCCGGATGACATTTCGGCAAGGAAGAATCTTGAAAGAGTTCGTCGGTTGATCGGAACTCTACGGTAG
- a CDS encoding enoyl-CoA hydratase/isomerase family protein, which yields MAFSFRGRNISKIGVVGSGQIGPDIALHFVKVLHAYDAQVVVVDVAEAALEKGKAKLFKKVDKGGETGAFKPHEVEGMKSHVSFTSDYGQLKGADIVVEAATEDLPLKRRIFKQLEGLVNADAILASNSSHLEPERIFEEVEHKGRAVCAHYFFPAERNPAMEIIPGKDTKSDVTEFMMRFYEYIGKIPVKVGSRYGYAVDPIFEGLFLAGMQCLDEGLGDTKQIDTVACKILGLAVGPFTAQNLTGGNPICVHGLAGMHDAINAWFRVPERLKEMVKANANWEVPGRGEVVEVPPDKEKAISEELQGAYFAMVSEMIDAGIITTSDFDLLINVALDMKPPFAFMNSLGVDKALQLVEAYSKKYPDMPIARSLKEQAASGRPWEVLDVLFEKKGDVGVITIRRPKALNALNTKVFKELEACCEIIKNDPAIKAAVITGFGNKAFVAGADIKQMAGLTNPAGGEAFAREGQIASHRLELLGKPIVAAINGIALGGGCEIAMCCTARVAPKGLKVLIGQPEVNLGLIPGMGGTQRLPRLVGFEKAAAMIRTANPISTAQALEYGLINEEVQGDVLERAIELARELAAGKTKVKLIEMGPLSNVPDKLPDIDIGHLSRAMDKLAVQAMLEGGKMTLEDGLKHEAKLFGQCWTTEDNRIGLQNFIEKGARSKAPFVHR from the coding sequence ATGGCATTTTCGTTCCGCGGTCGTAATATCAGCAAGATAGGTGTTGTCGGCTCCGGGCAGATAGGACCCGATATAGCCTTGCACTTCGTCAAAGTCCTGCACGCTTACGATGCCCAGGTAGTGGTGGTCGACGTTGCGGAGGCGGCTCTGGAGAAAGGAAAAGCCAAACTCTTCAAGAAAGTGGACAAAGGCGGCGAGACAGGAGCGTTCAAGCCCCATGAAGTAGAGGGAATGAAGAGTCACGTCAGCTTTACTTCCGATTACGGCCAACTCAAGGGAGCCGATATTGTTGTGGAAGCCGCAACCGAAGATCTTCCTTTGAAACGTAGAATTTTTAAGCAATTGGAGGGTCTTGTTAACGCCGATGCGATCCTCGCGAGTAATTCTTCTCACCTTGAACCCGAACGCATTTTCGAAGAAGTCGAACACAAAGGCAGGGCCGTGTGCGCTCACTACTTCTTTCCCGCGGAACGCAACCCTGCCATGGAAATCATCCCTGGCAAAGATACAAAGTCCGATGTCACAGAATTTATGATGCGTTTCTATGAGTATATCGGGAAGATTCCCGTCAAAGTGGGCTCCAGATACGGCTACGCTGTGGACCCGATTTTCGAAGGGTTGTTCCTCGCGGGCATGCAGTGTCTGGACGAGGGCCTTGGCGACACCAAGCAGATAGATACTGTGGCCTGCAAGATTCTGGGCCTTGCGGTGGGTCCGTTCACGGCCCAGAATCTTACCGGAGGGAATCCAATCTGTGTTCATGGGCTTGCCGGAATGCACGATGCCATCAACGCCTGGTTTCGGGTACCCGAGCGGCTTAAGGAGATGGTAAAGGCCAACGCCAACTGGGAGGTTCCAGGCCGCGGCGAGGTTGTCGAAGTGCCGCCGGATAAGGAAAAGGCCATCAGTGAAGAGCTGCAAGGGGCTTATTTCGCCATGGTGTCCGAAATGATCGATGCCGGCATCATAACCACGAGCGATTTCGACCTCTTGATCAACGTCGCGCTGGACATGAAACCTCCTTTCGCATTCATGAACTCCCTTGGCGTGGACAAAGCCCTGCAACTGGTCGAAGCCTATTCAAAAAAGTACCCTGATATGCCGATCGCCCGTAGCCTGAAGGAACAGGCCGCTTCCGGGAGGCCCTGGGAAGTCCTCGACGTGCTGTTCGAGAAAAAAGGGGACGTGGGCGTTATCACCATCCGGAGGCCCAAGGCCTTGAACGCCCTCAACACCAAGGTCTTCAAAGAGTTGGAGGCCTGCTGTGAAATTATAAAGAACGATCCGGCCATCAAGGCTGCGGTCATTACAGGCTTCGGAAACAAGGCTTTTGTGGCAGGCGCGGACATCAAGCAAATGGCCGGGCTTACCAATCCCGCTGGAGGTGAGGCCTTTGCCCGCGAAGGTCAAATTGCGTCCCACAGGCTGGAACTCCTCGGCAAACCCATTGTTGCGGCTATCAACGGCATTGCATTGGGTGGCGGTTGCGAGATTGCCATGTGTTGCACTGCCCGTGTAGCCCCCAAGGGGCTCAAGGTGCTGATAGGCCAGCCGGAAGTCAACCTGGGGCTAATTCCCGGCATGGGAGGAACTCAGAGGCTGCCTCGATTAGTCGGTTTTGAAAAGGCTGCAGCAATGATCCGCACCGCAAATCCGATCTCGACCGCACAGGCGCTAGAATACGGCCTGATTAACGAGGAGGTTCAGGGAGACGTTCTGGAGCGTGCCATTGAGCTGGCGCGAGAACTCGCGGCGGGAAAGACCAAAGTCAAACTGATCGAAATGGGCCCTCTTTCCAACGTGCCCGACAAGCTGCCGGACATCGACATCGGCCACCTGTCCAGAGCAATGGACAAACTTGCCGTTCAGGCTATGCTCGAAGGCGGAAAAATGACACTGGAGGACGGCCTCAAGCACGAGGCAAAATTGTTCGGCCAGTGCTGGACCACCGAAGACAACCGCATTGGATTACAGAACTTCATCGAAAAAGGCGCTCGCTCTAAAGCGCCGTTCGTGCACCGGTAA
- a CDS encoding succinate dehydrogenase/fumarate reductase flavoprotein subunit — protein sequence MGNIVKSSEVEVVTHDVLIFGTGLAGLRAAVEIARTSRDSVNMALVSKVQIQRPHSVCAEGGTAAVLQPEAGDNLDLHAWDTVKGSDFLADQDVVYRLVELAPKEMLLLEHWGIPWSRRPDGRIMQRAFGGHSFPRATMAQDKTGFFEVQTLHDTLMKYKNFQRYDEFFATSILHKNGEFAGLTGIDMATGKFMVLRGKAMLIASGGLGTLYGFTTYSQTVSGDGQAMAYRAGINIEDPEFLQFHPTGLIPSGILMTEACRAEGGYLINSNGDRLMEKYAPKMMELAPRDIVSRSEMTEIKEGRGFPGPPGLDYIHLDLTHLGAECINKALPLIREVCMKFIGLDPILEPIPIRPVAHYAMGGIEADINGATSMKGVWAAGEAACHSLHGANRLGSNSTTECIVWGGITGGEIAKYMKTNPSLLDVPQEQVKAEKKRIYEDLLENQGGENLYDIKKELRELMDQHAGVFRTGEQLSAGLEKVKDLKQRFGKVHITDKSSAYNTNLTNAMEVENLIDLAEMLVIAALVREESRGGHARYDFPDRDDEKWLKHTLVSYSPEGPKLSYKPVTITKWKPVERKY from the coding sequence ATGGGGAACATCGTGAAGAGTAGTGAGGTAGAAGTAGTTACGCATGACGTATTGATTTTCGGGACGGGATTGGCCGGGCTCCGAGCCGCGGTGGAAATCGCACGGACCTCCCGGGACTCCGTCAACATGGCCCTGGTGTCCAAGGTTCAGATTCAGCGCCCCCATTCAGTGTGCGCTGAAGGAGGGACCGCCGCGGTCCTCCAGCCTGAAGCCGGGGACAATCTGGACCTTCATGCCTGGGACACGGTCAAAGGATCCGACTTCCTTGCCGACCAGGATGTAGTCTATAGACTTGTTGAGCTTGCGCCCAAAGAGATGCTGCTTTTAGAGCACTGGGGAATACCGTGGTCGCGTCGCCCGGATGGGAGAATCATGCAGCGCGCGTTTGGAGGCCACAGCTTCCCGAGGGCCACGATGGCGCAGGATAAAACCGGCTTCTTCGAAGTGCAGACCCTGCACGACACTTTGATGAAATACAAGAATTTTCAACGTTACGATGAATTCTTCGCCACTTCGATTCTTCACAAGAATGGTGAGTTTGCCGGCCTAACCGGAATAGATATGGCCACAGGAAAGTTCATGGTCTTGAGAGGCAAGGCTATGCTTATTGCCTCGGGCGGCCTTGGCACCCTTTACGGATTCACAACCTACTCTCAAACGGTCAGTGGCGATGGGCAGGCAATGGCCTACCGTGCCGGCATTAACATTGAAGACCCTGAATTTCTGCAGTTTCACCCGACAGGTCTTATTCCTTCGGGCATTCTAATGACCGAGGCATGTAGAGCGGAAGGCGGGTACCTTATAAACTCCAACGGCGACAGACTCATGGAGAAATACGCTCCCAAGATGATGGAGCTTGCACCGCGCGACATCGTGTCCCGGTCGGAGATGACGGAAATCAAGGAAGGAAGAGGGTTCCCAGGTCCTCCAGGCCTTGATTACATTCATTTGGACCTGACTCATCTGGGGGCGGAATGCATAAACAAGGCCCTGCCATTGATTCGGGAAGTGTGCATGAAATTCATCGGACTCGACCCCATACTTGAGCCGATACCGATTCGTCCGGTGGCCCATTATGCGATGGGGGGCATTGAAGCGGACATTAACGGGGCAACCTCCATGAAAGGGGTCTGGGCGGCGGGAGAGGCGGCTTGCCACTCCCTGCACGGCGCCAACCGTCTGGGATCGAACTCCACGACCGAATGCATTGTGTGGGGCGGTATCACCGGAGGAGAAATCGCCAAGTACATGAAGACAAACCCGAGCCTGCTGGATGTCCCGCAGGAACAGGTGAAGGCGGAAAAGAAGCGTATTTACGAAGACCTCCTCGAGAACCAGGGCGGGGAAAACCTGTATGACATCAAGAAGGAATTGCGGGAGCTGATGGACCAGCATGCCGGGGTGTTCCGCACCGGCGAGCAACTAAGTGCAGGTTTGGAGAAGGTCAAGGACCTGAAACAGCGCTTCGGCAAGGTCCACATTACCGACAAAAGTTCTGCCTATAACACCAACCTGACAAACGCGATGGAAGTCGAGAATCTCATCGATCTAGCGGAAATGCTGGTCATTGCGGCCCTTGTTAGGGAAGAGTCCCGTGGCGGACATGCCCGATATGATTTCCCGGACCGCGATGATGAAAAATGGCTCAAACATACGCTGGTCAGTTACAGCCCGGAAGGACCGAAACTTTCCTACAAGCCGGTAACCATTACCAAGTGGAAGCCGGTTGAGCGCAAGTATTAG
- the sdhC gene encoding succinate dehydrogenase, cytochrome b556 subunit → MKNKHYENRLGITGWLGGGRWGVERYLYILHRLTGLAILGFFLLHIFASSARMYGPENWNAAMQILKNPVLKVGEFLVFVAFAFHALNGIRLILIELGLAVGRAEEPIFPYKSSINNQRPLMVVAMVLAGILIAFGGFNAFFMSH, encoded by the coding sequence ATGAAAAACAAACATTACGAAAACCGTTTGGGAATAACCGGATGGCTTGGCGGTGGCCGCTGGGGTGTGGAGCGCTATCTGTACATTTTGCATCGTCTTACAGGGCTGGCGATTCTAGGGTTCTTTCTGCTGCACATATTTGCCAGCTCTGCAAGGATGTACGGCCCGGAAAATTGGAATGCGGCCATGCAGATCCTGAAGAATCCGGTTCTCAAGGTTGGCGAGTTCCTTGTCTTTGTGGCCTTCGCGTTCCATGCCTTGAACGGCATCCGGCTAATTCTTATTGAACTGGGTCTGGCTGTGGGAAGAGCCGAGGAGCCCATATTTCCTTACAAGTCCTCCATTAACAACCAGCGACCTTTAATGGTTGTGGCGATGGTGCTTGCCGGCATTCTCATCGCGTTCGGAGGATTCAACGCTTTCTTTATGAGTCATTAG